One Halictus rubicundus isolate RS-2024b chromosome 10, iyHalRubi1_principal, whole genome shotgun sequence genomic window carries:
- the LOC143358339 gene encoding E3 ubiquitin-protein ligase RNF181-like: protein MSDYFDEMGWTPLEDGETPNHLIHMARLLRDFGMWDLLGQTTRLPPPASKSAIENLEESKISSSESKQCPVCLKEFENGISAKRMPCKHIFHKECIIPWLEKTNSCPLCRHQLPTDDEDYEMYRKEKQREVAREKDLETLHNSMFM, encoded by the exons ATGTCCGACTACTTCGATGAAATGGGTTGGACACCGTTAGAAGACGGCGAGACACCGAATCATTTAATACACATGGCAAGACTTTTACGAGATTTTGGTATGTGGGATTTATTAGGCCAAACTACAAGGCTACCACCGCCTGCTTCGAAGTCTGCAATTGAAAACTTGGAAGAGAGCAAAATTAGTTCCTCCGAATCAAAGCAATGCCCTGTATGCTTAAAAGAGTTCGAAAATGGAATATCTGCCAAGCGCATGCCTtgtaaacatatttttcatAAGGAGTGTATAATCCCATGGCTAGAAAAG ACGAACTCGTGTCCGCTTTGCCGACACCAATTACCTACAGACGATGAAGACTACGAAATgtacagaaaagaaaaacagcGCGAAGTAGCAAGGGAAAAGGATTTAGAAACGTTACATAATTCGATGTTCATGTAG